aaatgagattttcaaaacaaagccttggtctaacattaatgaaaagactccacccatttgataatacatggttTTTCGGGTATATGAAAAATctattaaaacaaattgggacatacaaacaagttttcaagaaaagcacatagataaatttaggtaaccttttagggagttgtggggtgcctaacaccttccccacactcaatagacccccttacccattttctggtttgcagaccatttttagtgtccaattgcactcatatcaattggtggcgactctaaacatttttcatcctttcattgccggtccgcgtcgtgaccccggttgctacaccttgcaaccaaaggtgggaaatatttgggaaagtggctcacacaaggcttgtaagtgaaatcaaaaagcttaaagaaatttagggtttataatCACTCaaaaatgaataggctaggctcaaatctctcaacctaatgaatcattcaatcctaagttcacacgctagtggcaaatacaaaaatcacacttcccAATAATCAAATGTAATAGATGCAAAGCTATCATgctcataagatgtcaaatgaatatcaatgaagagaatcacccaaaacccaatgtctatcaatgaagaatggctcaaaagaataagaagggtaaaaaggtaatttttcagacaaaataatccaaaaacgcagtcatacaaatgcttcaatgccaagatgtctgctcaattagacaattctatatcaaactaggtcccaatcattccaagagaaattgatcatagtcatcccacttaatcacatgcatcgatttcgcaaaagaaaccaagaaacctactctacatttgcacgtttgaacaagaataagaaattaacgttcAAAATGGGAAGTGAATCCCGAAAGCATCTACCTatcccttcctaaagtccatctagcatgtatgaacaacaaagcacaacacaataggatagagggtaagaagtcataccatactcttcaaaagtggttggaatcatgagaaataAAGTATATCCTGacaaagttaataccaaccacacaatccaagcatgacacaataagattttttttcaaaattttcaaaattttgatattcacaaaagtaCACCAAAATAATGCAAATtttacaatgaattcacaattccctcaccccaaacttaaatgagacattgtctccaatgtcaagaatggaaaacaaggcaagaacaaattgtgagagGCAtcgtgaacatacaaaaacatacaaaaattaagggtaagaaaatcacaacataacacacaaccgtctcaaaattctcaccccccaacttgaataagtgcataaggaaagaaaaaaaaaattgagaaatggattgtgagcatacaatacacacacaaagattgaaatcaaaccaaaactaagcacaaccatactatggtacaagggtggaaTCTCCCACAAACTAGGTGGGGGTGGGATCCTTTAGACCCCGGGGAACaaccaaagcgtcaaagttctccatgaatggtatcaagcattagtcattcaccttaaacacATTCCTTCCActagtgtcctcaaaatcactacttccatgttgaggaacatgacaaACATCTAAAGGTCCATTCTCCTTGGTCCGCAAATCTCCGGGGAAAAATTATACCCGAGATTTGGGCCGCCACACTTACCTAACGTTTCCAATAACTTTTTGCGCAAAGTGACATTTAGgagactttttcactccacttactaaaggttttctttccGGTCTTCGTGGATGCaattgggatgattcaactctaagtgtaggaggctctaattcctcaatgtcatcattttCACACAAATGTCAACTAACTTTCAcacccaatgctagcacaccttcaaccGGATCCTTTGCAAGGGTTGACTCCAAACTATCCTTAACATAGGCATGAATAAAATCTACTTCCCTtatatcctcacactcacccataAACTTAGTCATATTAAAGATATTCATCTCCATGGCCATATTCCCAAAACAAAATTGTAGCACCCCACTTctacaattgattaaggcattggaagttgctaggaatgggcgacctaaaatgaccggaatggaagtgctaaagcgagtgggaggttgagtatctaacacaatgaaatccatgggatagtaaaaattgtccacttgtactaacacatcttcaacaatacccCTAGGAACCTTAACAGATCGATCGGCTAATTGTAAGGTAATCCTAATGGGTTTTaattcacctaaccccaattgttaatagattgtgtacggaaggagattcacacttgctcctaagtctaacaatgcttgctctaccctatggttccctatgacacaaGAGATAGTAGGGCAACCAGGGTCCTTGTATTTAGGaagggtgttggtttgaataatggagcttgcttgctccgttAGAAAAACTTTCtccttaacatttaatttcATCTTCACtgtacacaaatccttaagaaacttgACATAAGAGGGTATTTTCTTAATGGCATCTAGgagaggtatattgatcttaacttgtctaaatagctcaaacatctTCTTAGGCAATGCCTCATTGGTGCTCTTCCTTAGCCTTTGAGGAAATGGTAGCTTGGGGATGTCCTCACTCTCCTTGCTAGGCGCTACCTTTTCCTCGCTTGGTtgtctctcactttcttctACTTGTGCTCGTTGCTTCTTAACTCTCTTTTCATcaagcaaaattttctcattttcacttttctcttcctctctctctttcacaccatcaccaaagtcttgcatcacatcattttcatcactattctcAAAGGGTATAGGTCTATCCACAACTTTTCCATTTCTTAAAGTAAGGATATATTGCACTTGCTCATGCCCATTAACCTCCCCATGCCCACTAGATGAATTTATCAAGTTGGTTTGCTTTGAAGGATTGGGGTAAGGTTGAGCAATAAATTTCCCCTTTTCATTGGTGGTGAGAGCTTGTCTGACCTTGGTCATTTGACTCATTAAATCCTCAATtgccctattggtttgttcttgaaatttggtggccttttgattctcccctatttgagcttgcatgaaaatgttaagagtgtcttcaagagacctcttaggaggtggaatgtaaggttgttgagttggttgtgcaacacttggaggaggcaattgttgttggggtgggttggggagtgattgggattgaacattcccatcattcctccacacAAAGTTTGggtgattcctccaagggtaattctcattgtaagaattgtttccttggttattggtagggtaggcttcctaaagttttgagaatttttcCCACTATAAcattgcccaaataggacttccttgcAAGCCGGTaaagcattacactcatccgtcctattatctctactttcacacaaagtacaagcaacatgttcatcaacaccaaccacatttataagAGCCTTTAGTGACTctagggactccaatttcttagacaataaagcaagtttagcatgcacatcatcattttcattcaacacaaacttaCCACTAAAGC
This genomic window from Tripterygium wilfordii isolate XIE 37 chromosome 9, ASM1340144v1, whole genome shotgun sequence contains:
- the LOC120005964 gene encoding uncharacterized protein LOC120005964, whose protein sequence is MSQMTKVRQALTTNEKGKFIAQPYPNPSKQTNLINSSSGHGEVNGHEQVQYILTLRNGKVVDRPIPFENSDENDRVKKQRAQVEESERQPSEEKVAPSKESEDIPKLPFPQRLRKSTNEALPKKMFELFRQVKINIPLLDAIKKIPSYVKFLKDLCTVKMKLNVKEKVFLTEQASSIIQTNTLPKYKDPGELKPIRITLQLADRSVKVPRGIVEDVSGVLQFCFGNMAMEMNIFNMTKFMGECEDIREVDFIHAYVKDSLESTLAKDPVEGVLALGVKENGPLDVCHVPQHGSSDFEDTSGRNVFKVND